The Deltaproteobacteria bacterium region GACGATCTCTGGACCTTACGGAGAATTCTTCGCGAGTGATAATGACGTTGAGTTTGTGTTTGTTGGCGGCGGTGCCGGTATGGCTCCAATGCGCTCACACATCTTTGACCAGTTCAAACGTATCCACACGGACCGCAAGGTTTCCTTCTGGTACGGTGCGCGAAGTTATCGAGAAGCTTTTTACGTTGAAGATTTTGATGGCATTCAAAAGGATAATGAAAACTTTGAGTGGCACATCGCCCTTTCGGATCCTCAAGCCGAGGACGACTGGGATAATCCAGACTCAGAAAGCCGCAAGCCTCTTGGTTCAAAGATGGGTTACAAAGGCTTCATTCACCAAGTATTGCTCGAAAACTACTTGTCGAACCACCCCTCACCTGAGGATTGTGAATACTACATGTGTGGGCCACCAATGATGAACCAGGCCGTTATCAACATGCTCGACGAATTAGGTGTCGAGCCCGAGAATGTCTTTTTGGATGACTTCGGCGGTTAATAAACAAGATGAAAAGCCCGGGCAGATTGTCCGGGCTTTTTTTTGCCTAAAAATCCTCTAACTTCAGTGCAAAACAACTCAAAATTTACCACTTATCTCTTTGAGTATTCCCCGATTCAGGCCTAATAAACCCATATGAATCCAAATCGTAAAATCCCGAAAGCTCTCCCCTTCATGATCCTCTTCTTCGGGGCACTTTGCGTTTATCGATTGATGCCTGGTTCACCCGGCGCACCGCCGTGGTCCGTCGAGCTCACTGGCCCCATCATGGGCACCACCTATTCCGTCAAAGTCGTAGGAAGAGACCTGAGTCCCGCCGATAAAGCACCCATCGAAAAGTCAGCCCTAGAGGCTATGAACGCTGTCAATGCGGCCATGAGCACCTACCTTAAGACTTCTGAGCTCTCGCTTTTTAACGCCTCTGAATCAACGCAGCCACAGCCCATGAGCGCCCTAACCCTCGAGGTCGTGCAACTTGCTCAAGGCATCAGCAAGCTTACCGGCGGCCATTTTGATGTCACTGTGGGGCCTTTGGTCAATGCTTGGGGGTTTGGTCCTGAGGGACCTCAAAATCAAGTCAGGGAAGAGCAGCTCACTGAGCTTCTCACCTACGTTGGCTACCAAAAGCTAACGATTAACAGCCAGAGCCTAAGCAAGGCACACCCCAAGACCTACGTTGACCTATCGGCCATCGCCAAGGGGTTTGCGGTCGACCAAGTGGCTCAGTCGATCGAAGCGCTCGGGCACCACAATTATATGATTGAGATTGGCGGAGAAGTTTTTGCGAAAGGTCAAAATGCCAAAGATACCACTTGGCGCATCGGCATCGAAACTCCATCGGCTCATGCTCCGGGGATTTTTCAAGTAGTCGCCTTATCCGGTGAAGCCCTGGCAACCAGTGGAGATTATAGAAACTTCTATGAGAAAGATGGCTTACGCTTCTCGCACACCATCGATCCTCAAACCGGAAAGCCTATCAAACACAATTTAGCCAGCGTTTCTGTCGTTGCTGGCTCCTGCGCCGAGGCAGATGCTCTGGCGACCGCACTGAACGTTCTCGGTCCCATCAAAGGCCCAAAACTTGCCGAACAAGAGCAGATTGCAGCGCTTTTCATTATCCGAGATAACACCGGTAAACTGGTAGAAAAACCAAGTTCTACCTTTGCAAATCGCACGAAGAGCGCTAAATAATAAGTATGTCGACGTTGATTCTCAC contains the following coding sequences:
- a CDS encoding FAD:protein FMN transferase, with protein sequence MNPNRKIPKALPFMILFFGALCVYRLMPGSPGAPPWSVELTGPIMGTTYSVKVVGRDLSPADKAPIEKSALEAMNAVNAAMSTYLKTSELSLFNASESTQPQPMSALTLEVVQLAQGISKLTGGHFDVTVGPLVNAWGFGPEGPQNQVREEQLTELLTYVGYQKLTINSQSLSKAHPKTYVDLSAIAKGFAVDQVAQSIEALGHHNYMIEIGGEVFAKGQNAKDTTWRIGIETPSAHAPGIFQVVALSGEALATSGDYRNFYEKDGLRFSHTIDPQTGKPIKHNLASVSVVAGSCAEADALATALNVLGPIKGPKLAEQEQIAALFIIRDNTGKLVEKPSSTFANRTKSAK